One region of Glycine max cultivar Williams 82 chromosome 9, Glycine_max_v4.0, whole genome shotgun sequence genomic DNA includes:
- the LOC100813193 gene encoding septum-promoting GTP-binding protein 1: MNIEKKGRGRNREAEENHTFFMAKIIGRSRRRRITTTTTQQLCNRMVHHHVNVRCNLFHSMSFLGRFIWDRILLCSLGRPSYLRLPLRDPPPPATVNGGGGSLHGHPFTTTTTTIPCDSDSDLVNLKISLLGDCHIGKTSFVIKYVGDEQEKRSLQMKGLNLMDKTLFVQGARISFSIWDVAGDPGSICQIPMACKDSVAILIMFDLTSRCTLNSVVGWYSKARKWNQTAIPILIGTKFDDFVKLPPDVQWTIVTQARAYARAMKATLFFSSASHNINVNKIFKFIMAKLFNLPWKVERNLTLGEPTIDF, from the exons ATGAACATTGAGAAAAAAGGCAGAGGCAGAAACAGAGAAGCAGAAGAAAACCACACTTTTTTCATGGCCAAAATCATTGGCAggagcagaagaagaagaataacaacGACTACTACTCAACAACTATGCAACAgaatggttcatcatcatgtCAATGTCCGCTGCAACCTGTTCCATAGCATGTCCTTTCTTGGTCGTTTTATTTGGGACAGGATCCTTCTCTGCTCTCTTGGAAGGCCTTCTTACCTCAGGCTGCCCCTCCGTGACCCTCCACCGCCGGCCACCGTCAACGGTGGAGGCGGCTCCTTGCATGGACACCCCTTCACCACCACTACCACCACCATCCCTTGTGACTCTGACTCTGATTTGGTCAACCTCAAGATCAGCTTGCTTGGTGATTGCCATATTGGAAAGACTAGTTTTGTG ATCAAGTATGTAGGGGATGAGCAAGAAAAGAGGAGCTTGCAGATGAAGGGACTTAATTTGATGGACAAAACTTTATTTGTTCAAGGAGCTAGGATTTCGTTTAGTATATGGGATGTTGCAG GTGACCCAGGTTCTATTTGTCAAATTCCAATGGCTTGTAAAGATTCAGTTGCAATTTTGATTATGTTTGATCTCACCAGTCGGTGTACACTGAATAG TGTTGTTGGATGGTACAGTAAAGCAAGAAAGTGGAATCAG ACTGCAATTCCCATTCTAATAGGAACCAAATTTGATGATTTTGTTAAACTCCCCCCAGATGTGCAATGGACAATTGTAACACAG GCAAGGGCTTATGCAAGGGCAATGAAAGCTACTCTTTTCTTCTCAAGTGCAAGCCACAACATAAATGTCAACAAAATCTTCAAGTTTATCATGGCCAAGCTCTTCAACTTGCCATGGAAAGTGGAACGAAATCTGACACTAGGAGAACCCACAATTGACTTTTGA